The genomic region tagtgcataagatatacaggtgctaaaggttcacacttagccaataaaaagacaaagtattgggttcaaccaaagagcaaagggacaaccgaaggcacctctggcctggcgcaccggactgtccggtgtgccaccggacatgtccggtgcaccagaggactccgacttcacactcgtcaccttcgggaaattccagaggcgactccgctataattcaccggactgtccggtgtacaccggacatgtccggtgctccaaagaagagctgcctcaggaactcgtcagcctcgggaaatcggaacgtctgctccgctataattcaccggacatgtccggtgttcaccggactgtccggtgcatccacggagcaacggctacttcgcgccaacggacacctgcaggcgcattcaatgcgcgccagaagcgcgcagaagtcaggcacgcccatactggcgcaccagacattgaacagtacatgtctggtgtgcaccggacacccaggcaggcccagaagacagaagctccaatggtcggaatccaacggctttggtgacgtggcggtcgcaccggacatgtccggtgtgcaccggactgtccggtgcgccatcgagcagacagcctcaccaaacagctagtttggtggttggggctataaatacccccaaccacccaccattcattgcatccaagttttccacttcccaactacttacaagagctctagcattcaattctagacacaccaaagagatcaaatcctctccaaattccacacaacgccctagcgattagagagagagatttgcttgtgttctttcgagctcttgcgcttggattgctttcttctttcttgatttctttcttgcgatcaaaactcacttgtaattgaggcaagagacaccaaacttgtggtggtccttgtgggaactttgtgttccaagtgattgagaagagaaagctcactcggtccgagggtccgtttgagagagggtaagggttgaaagagacccggcctttgtggcctcctcaacggggagtaggtttgaaagaaccgaacctcggtaaaacaaatccgcgtgtctcacttcattattcgtttgcgatttgttttgcaccctctctcgcgaactctattatatttctaacgctaacccggcttgtagttgtgattatttttgagaatttcagttttgccctattcaccccccccctctaggcgactttcagtagcaAAATAGGATCACTGCTtggtacaatctcccatatatcaCCCAAAGTTCAACTCTCTTTGGTGAATCCTGCTGCTTGGGCTTCATCAAAAGATTTAGAACCTTTCCGAAGACCAGTCTAAAATAAAAACAACAGAATCAGAGATGCAAAGGCTGCTTATTGCTTTAGTAACATCGAGTCAACAAGAAATGAAGGCAAATATGATGGCCCTTTGAAGTCATGATTTAGAACCGTCCTCCTGCCTCTAACTCAGACGAACCGTCCTCCTAGCCCAAGTAGAAGGCATCGGTGGCCTCGCCCCACGGATGACGAAGTGTCCTAACAATGGGGTGCTGCTACCGGTGACGCAGTTCTTATCGCACAGAAACTCCCTGCTCTAGCTCGAACTGGAAATCGTGCAACAACACGTCAGTGGGGCCCTTGGCGGTGGTGGTGCCGGAGTGAGTGAGCACAGCGGTGGTGAAGATGGACGACATTCGGTTGAGCGAGTTGGGGTTCCATCTAGCCCGTACGGCTCGTCGATGAGGACTGGAGGACGGTGGCCTGCACGGAGGGCATGTGGTGCAGGACGCGCGGCGGAGAAGAGGGGGAGAGGTGCACGGACGCATAGAGAAACTCGTCAGTTGTGGGGAGGGTGCGTGAGATGGTGTGCATAGGGTAGGGGTTCCTCACCTTGTTCATCTTCTCTTCCTCGTTGAGCCTctgctcctcttccagcttcttccTCTTCTCCTCTCTCTTCATCACACTTCACGGCGGGGTTTTCGGTGGGTTGCGGCGATTCGCGGTGTGGTTCGTGGCTAGCGTATCGCGACGGTCGTGCGGGGTTCGTGGCGGCAGGTGGAGTTCACAGCGGATGGCGGGGTTCGCGGCGTATGGGTCGGGCGGATAGCGCTGGGCGGGGTTCGCGGCGGCGGCCGGGGTTCGCGTTCGCGGCACGAGTGCGGGCTGGCGCGGTTCGCGGCGGTCGTGCCTTGCGGTTGGCCGCGGGATGGCTAACGGGGTCGCGCCTTGCGGTTGGCGGCGGGATGGCGGGCggggttcgtggcgtacgggtcgCAGCTTGCGGTTGGTGGCTGTTGGGGTTTGCGCGAATCGCGCGCGGGCGTTTGCGGCGAAGGTGGattggcgggggcagtctacactgtcgtcttaatagttagtacagaTATATGTATATATACACACACTATATTTATGTGTAATAATTATTATTATAAAGGGCCTCCTTTATAAGTCTTGTCCTATGCCTCTAAAATATCAGGACCGgcactgcttgagaggggttgagtgcaacccttgaccaaaggaggtcacctcAACGTGAAGTAGGTATTAGCCGAACCACGGTAAATATCATTGTGTCTCTTGTCTCTTTTCTTTATTGCGATTATTTTCTTCTTGAGTTCTCATGTTCACTTGAATAATGCTCCTATTTTAATACTCATTTCaagagagcaatcaagtgaagactctcgtctctcttctctcttctctctacTCTTTAACTTGGTTTTTATTTACTCTATCCCATATTATAGACAAAGTTTGTGTTGTTTTGAGCAAAATTTGCAGaatcacctattcatccccctctaggtgctctcagatgtcCAGTGCACGAGGGATAACACGCACACATCTCATACTTGCCTTTTCAACTCTGCGTTGCCGCTTCACTACCTTGTTGTCCTTGCGTCTGCCGTACAACAAATCAAGGGAGAGTGGTGTCTTTGAACCAACGCCGATGACTTGACGACATGCACGGGTGCTGGCGAATCAAGTTTCTGGAAAGTGCTTCACGCACGTCCGCTTGTGTTCCTTGCTGTCACTCGTAGAAATCACTGTAAGTAAATATGCATTTTCAGGTTATTGCGATGACGGTCTTATGGCTAGATCGTTGTCAAATTTTCTTTATTGCGTTAATATTGTTTAGTTAGTTCAGATATGTTCTGTTCTAACGCTATGGATATTATCTATCAGTAGATATGATTATTACGCTTTATATTGTATTACCAAATTAATCTTAGGACCTGTTAATTTTGTAACATGCTATCGCTGCCGCTGTTTGGGTTGCAGATGTTGATGGTTGGCTGCTGCAGCACAACAACAGCTAGAGCTAGCTATCTAATTGAGATCAGCGCTTGCAGTGCAGTCGTTCTCTAGTGCAAGTCAACCACAGCTTAGAGCAACTACTGAAAATTCATGCGCCGTAAAGGAACGAGATGTGTTCGGTAGTTGAGATTTACAGGTCAtcaccaaaatttagagagtttgTTGGATACACCCACCCATTAGAAACCTTTTTTTATCTTTTTTACAGCCTTCAATAATTTATATCCAGCTAGAATTTATACCTTGCCTGTTCTATGAAGAGGCCCTTAGTTGCCATCACAGTAACTTTGCATTACGCTGATCGCATGAAGGAGAGCACTGTGTGTGGACCAATAATACAAGTCCAGTGGGTAATGGGTTGTGGAGTATTGGGCCACGTCGGCTTCATCTAGGGCCTGAGGCCATTGTATAAATACAACTATGCTTAACCAGCTGTCGGTTACGAAATAGATCTCCATCTTCTCCACTCAGTTTGCATTGAGTTCTGATCCGAAATCTGATAATTGACCATTGGTTATCAGATCAATGTTGAATTTGTGTGAATTTTTTTTCTCACGGATTTGAAGAACTCTATGCTCAATGATCACCGAAGCGGAGACCAGCGGAGTCACAGTATGACATGGCGACGTCGTTTGAAGAACTCTATGCTCAATTCGAGAACACGACCAAGAAGTTCGTTGGGTTTCCATCCATGATGCGTGTTGCGTGAGATTCTTGACAAGATGAGCACTATTGTCCAGTCATGGAGGACGGCCTCGGATGAGGCGCTCGGCAGGACAGACCTAGGATAAAATATGACTGAGTGCATACTTGTAAGGAGAGCAGGGGCATCTAAATTGAACTGAGCAGAGGTAAAAATCTAGACTTTAATACTTAGAACAAAGAAATGAGCGGGAGTTGTGCCCTCACTCGGCCCTACTTGGGAGTTGGGTCCACCCCTGGCGCTCGGCACTTTTGATTCATCGGACAGAGGTGGTGACCAGTGATCACGTGGATGGTGGACCGGGCTTCATCGTGGCTCGACAGCGTGGGCGCGTGGCCGCCACCATCACCGCCGCCGCTGCCACCACTGTCATCTCCCCAGACGAAGGAGCTGCACCAGGCGTACGACACCACATCCGCCCCCACTGAACCCGTGTTGGATGGATCTCAACTTGTGTGATTCGGTGTCTCATTCGGTTTTGTGTTCGCACCCATTTCCAAAGTTGGAGTTCCCTAAGCTTGATAGCTCTAATCATCGTCTTCGGCGTGATCACCGTGAAATGTTCTTTGAGTTGTACGTGGTTCATCCTTCGTTGCGACAAGACAAGACAAGATCTTCCACCTGGCTCGTGACAGTGGAACTGGGTGCTGTTTTCTGATATGGTCATGACTCGTTTTTTACAAGGATCAGTACTAGATCTTGCTAAATCAGTTTGGTGATTTTATTTAGCTTTCTAACATGAGGAAGCTACATGAAACCTATAAAACCATGCTTCTAAGCTGTTGATATAAACTTAGTTTTCACTAGTAGAAAAAAGTTATAAGTCTATTGTGGCGTCATTAAAAATCATATTTCTATAGGTGGTTCGCTAAGAAAACCGACATTAGAAAcccatgatttctagtggcggttttcttaaagaaccacctgtagaaatcgatttccactgacGGTTCTTAGCTCGCATGTAAAAAAAAGATTGTTTTTAGTGACCCCTAACGCTGACGGTTCTGAAAAGTTACCAGTGCAAATATGTTTACAGCCGTCACTATAAAACTTCTATGTACTAGTGTGTACTAGTGTTTACTAAGCTTCTGTCTTGCCAGAAGCTAAACCGAAAAACTAGTTGTTACTTGTTACAATGAGAAGCTGACCGGAAACTCAACAAAAATGTCCTTAAAACTGATAGAGAACAAAAAAGATACAGAAAACGAGGTTTATGTGGATAGCTCTTCGAATAATGATTTAGGCTCTATTTGTTTGAGCTGTAACTTTTAGAGTTTTTATGAAAAAAATTTGTTGCTGGACTTTTAATCATGAGAAGTCAATTATAACTTTTTTGGTGATGTTATTTAGCTTTCTAACATCAGGAAGCTACATGAAACCTATAAAACCATGCTTCTAAGCTTTTGATATAAACTTAGTTTTCACTAGTAGAAAAAAGCTCTAAGTCTATTGTGGCGTCTATAAAAATCATATTTCTATACGTGGTTCGTTAAGAAAACTGCCACTAAAAACTCATGATTTTCAgtgacggttttcttaaggaatcaCCTGtaaaaatcgatttccactgacggtttgttgagtttgtgatccaaattctgaagaaggcggccaagttggcgagcgaagcggaggcccgtcgccgggaGGCTTGGGCCGGAGCGCAGCGAGGCCAACTGGCCTTCCCGCGGCCCAGGGACGCCTGGGGGGGTGCGGGGGGCGGAGCCCCCCCCGGTACGGATCGTTTTAGggtttcacctctataaatatctTTGTAAGCCGCAGGAGATATCTATCTCTATGgtaaatctcctgcgatctgtaaccacccaaaaaatagtgagaagttgccggccggcgcccgtggttttttccccttcactttggaggggttttccacgttaaatccgtgtctactctgtgattgatcctatttGTGTCGCATTTATTTATAACACGGTTCTTAGCTCACCGGTAAAAAAGATTGTTTTTAATGACCCCTAGCACTGACGGTTTAAACAAATTGCCGGTGCAAATATGTTTACAGCCGTCACTATAAAACTTCTATGTACTAGTGTTTACTAAGCTTCTGTCTTGCCAGAAGCTAAACCGAAAAAGTAGTTGTTACTTGTTACAATGAGAAGCTGACCCGAAACTCAACAAGCATGTCCTTAAAAGACTTTGAAATAATGCTCTCAGCCGCCCACATTGTTACGACTCTTTCTTTACGTCGCATCGTCGTCTGGATATGCCGTCGAATTAACATATGGTACCGAGCGACGTCGTGTTTGGACAAACAGCATGTTTTCTGAAATCTATTGCCCCATGTTTACTTCAGCAAAAAATCATTTCAGATATGTTTCGGCGTAAACTAATCACATCGAATGGATCACATAATAGTGACCAATATCATAATCCTCCGTCAACAACTGCTACGACAAATCCAGAACTGCCTGCCCGGATAAGCCACTCTCCAAGGTCTCTCGAATGCGGCCTGTCTAGTTGCAGCTGCCTGCTGCATACGCTGTCCAAGAATTGGACGCCGTTTATCCATTGTCCCAGACACAGCTTAAAAATCCCTCGCAGCTAGATGGCGCCAAGCCAAAATACTCGCACGGAAGCCACCACACCAGCCCACAAGCCGCAACCGCCATCGACATGTCGGCAGCGGAGGAGCACCGGTGGCGCTCGCTGGTCTTCGGCGAGGCCGTGGCCGCGCAGCGCAGCGCGCTGGTGCTCGCGTCGTACCCGCTGCTGCTGCTCCTCGTCGTCCTGGCCGCGTTCGTCAGGTACCTGTGGATCGCGCTCGCCATGTACTGCGCGCTCCTGTTCGTGCTCTCGTGCGCCGCTCGCGCCCTCGCCGCCCAGCCTGCCGGCGCCGCCGGCGCAGAGGCGGCGCGGGTCAGCCGCGGCGGGCTCTCGGCGGCGGCCATCGCGGCGGTCGCGCCGGCGTTCCGGTACGTGGCCGCGCTCGGCGAGCCCGCGCAGTGCGCCGTGTGCCTCGAGGGGTTGAGAGACGGGGAGGCGGCGCGGCGGCTGCCCGCGTGCTCGCACGCGTTCCACGCCGGCTGCGTCGACATGTGGCTCGACTCGCACGCGACGTGCCCGGTGTGCAGGTCCCTCGTAGTGCCGCACAAGCCCGGCAAACAACCGCCCGAGCCGCTTGTGCTTGTGcatccgtcgtcgtcgccgctgccgccGGTTTAGTCCCGCGCGCGTGGATTCCGGCCAGGATATGCCATGTACCGGCTGCCGAGTAGTTTCGACATACAGATAGCTATGCCACCATTTCCACGAATTGTTTTTTCTTGTGTATATATTATGCTATCGAAATATCTATAGTTGTGCTAGGATATTTTCTATTGGTAGTTGTCGATGGTTATGTCCGCTAATGTTATCTTATGTTATCTTCAGCAGCTTACTTATCTCTATACATATATTTAAACTTTATTTTGCGAACAAGTGTTTTTGTGAAAGTGTCTTTGTGACGAACTGGGGTCTAACAGACATTGACAGCACGGCTAGAGTGAATTGCGATTGCAAACAACCTGTGTGTGATTCAGGTCCGTCGCCGGACGATAAGAACACTACTGACTGAGACAAGATGCAAAAATCTTCCAACGGACATCGACAGCACAAACCGGCTTTGAATTTAGCCTTCAGTTGCTTTCGGTATACTCTTTCAAGAATATAATACTTGTAACAGCTATTTTTTCTAATATAACGACTACTGACTCAAATCCTTTAACTAAGCTTGTAAAAAATATCAATGTTCAATTAGATTACTCCCATATATTGTATCTATTTTGGTGTAAAAAATATTGATAACCATTTTTTATCAGTCTGACAAACTTTACATACCATTACCAACGACATTAAAAAAAACTTTGCATTTGCGTGGACTCTAGTGTCAAGAGAGACCGTGGCCTGCTAGCTTCGGTGGTCAAGATGAAATTGACCTGTTCAGTATTCAGTTTCCCTTGCTCCGTTCCCctattcttctcttcttcttcttaaaAAAAAGAATAAGGAAAAAGATCGGTGGAGCAAAGGGGTGATTGGGAAAAAAAGTAATTAGTTGTAGAAGTGTTGTTTCTTTGCTCCTAGTTCTCATTTCTCTGTGATGCTAATCAGACGAGGGTGAGGTCAAAACAAAAGGGGTGATTTTTTTTCGACCTTTCTTTATTAAAAAAAAGGGATGAAAACGAGCGGTAGAAAACTGCCGGTAAAAGCACCTTTCGATCGGAACATGTTCCTCACCGAGCAGCATTGCAGGGAGTACTTCGGCGGATCGATCGAGACACTCAACTGTTGGCCGCAGACTGCAAGGAGTACTTCAAGGCCGCGATGCAGTTCGTCGTCAGCCCTGGAAAGTTCGGTGCGTGGTTCTGGTTCCTCCCTCCCCTTTCTCTTCTCTCTGCTGCATGAAAACCTTCGTGGATCCCAACGTGTTTCAGAAAACCCATCTTTTTTGCCTGTGATCTGAATCGACGACGCCGTGATGTGCAGGTGTGCTGCGGCTCGGGAGGGCAGGGCGGCTACAACTTCAACCTGAGGCTGCCCGCAGTGGAGGACTGGGTGCTGGACTCTATCCCATATAGCGTAAAGAAACACGTGCAGCAGGTAACTGGGTGCTAGACTCTACGCGTGATCGAGCTGCAAATGTAGAGTTCGGACGCACATGCGCTAAACGAGGCATGCAAGCAAGCAGCCGGCGGAGGCAGATGCATGCATGCACGCGGAGGTGGGGAGGCGGGCCCACATGCATGCACGCGGCCGTTCACAGCACATGCATGCACTCGGAGTGGGaaaaaatataatataatatacggTAGTTGGTATATGGTTGAAATATAGAGTAAATATGAGTACGGAGGATTGTGGTATAGAGTGCTGATCAGGACAGAATATTCTTTTTAGGGTAGAAATTTAGAGTagtatgagtgcggatagcctgAAGAAGAAGTGCGGCGAGCAGGGCGCGAGCGTGTGCTCCGACCCGGCGGCGTACGTGCGCTGGGACGGCATCCACATGACCCAAGCCGCGTACAGGAAGGTCGCCGACGGCTGGCTCAACGCCCTGCTCAGGTCGTAGTCGTAGGACAGAGAGATGATCGACCAAACTGTATGTAGCATTGCAACACCGCAGCTCGCAGCTGCTGATGCGGCTGGAGAGTACGTGGGAGTAGTGTTGGGAATTGAGCCAGACCGGACTAGACTGGTCTAAATCTATCGTGCTTTGTGTCAGATAAGTTCGGACCAGAAAAGCCGAAAAAATTTTTAGGTCATGTCGTACCAGTCCGAAGTGCAAAATAATGGTCCAACCTAGTCCTAAACCACGTTGTGCCTTCGTTGGGCCGTGTCGGCCCAAGCTCGACCCGTATATTTGACCatataaaatcaaaatattataACCACATAAAGTCTACAACGTACTAAATGAAATATACTAAACAATTCTAGCATCATTTGACTACATAAACTCTAAATATCACAACAATATAAATTCGttatcttactaaattaaagaaattaaataaATTGGGTCGTGCCGGCCTAAGCCTGGCTCGTCTGTGTGGGCCGTGTCAGGGGCTCGGCGCGACGGAATTTGAGGGCTGGTACAGACCCGCCTTCGGGCCGTGTTTTTGCTTTAGGCTCCTGTTTTCGGGTCGTGCTCGTGCTAAAAGACCGACCCATATTCCTAGCACTAGTGATGGGTATGGTAAGGTAAAGCTATTTAGTCGGTTCACTGAAAGGATTTTTTTATAGCTGAAACGCGCCAGAAAAAGAAGTTGGCGATGAGAAGGCGACGCAGCCACCATCGCTGCTTAAGACATGACGGCAATTTGCCATGCCCAATCTGTCCGAGATCAAGGACAGCTGCTCTGCTGCTGTGTGTGTGCTCAAGTGCGATGATCTCTCCCGAATCGGAGGCGAAATATCCCAGTCATCCCCGACGCGTCTCCCTCGCCATATCCCAGTCAACCGCATTCAATACCTCCAGGCCACGGCCGCAGTCAATGCACAGCTCGCGTCCGCGTGTTCCCCGTCTCCACGCGTCCATCAGGCCATCTCCAGCGGCAGCCGGCAGCAGCACCACCTCCGCGCGCGCGGGCCGCACCGAGAGCAGGCGTCCAATCGGTCGACGGTCGTCCACGCGCAGCTACGCTACGGCTTGGGGTGGTGGGCGCTAGAACTAGAAGAATCCAAACTCTCCCACCCGAACCAGTGAATGAACTCCACAGTCCATAGCAGTCCGGCTCGTCACTCGCTGCACTGCAGCAGGTCGCCTGTGCCTGTGGCTGCCATGCCTGCCTGGCCTACAACTACAAGAGCGAGCGGACAAGCGCCAGCGCCACGGGCATGCCAAGCCAGTTCACGAGCCCGGCCAAGAACCCAAGCACGGCCAAGCCAAACCGCCCTTCTCCTCCTGGCTCCTCATGCCTCGCTTGACTCCTCGCGCCAATTTCGGGAAACAGGCCATGCCGGGAGACGGGGGAGCAGCTGGAAGCGCGAGGTGGGTTTGCGCGGTCCTTTCGGTGTTCCCGCTTCTAGCGGCGGCGGCCCAGGGAAGGTACCGCGCGGTGTTCAGTTTCGGGGACTCGCTGGTGGACGCCGGCAACCTGGTCACGGAGGGCATCCCGGACTACCTCGCCACCGCGCGCCCGCCCTACGGCCAGACCTACTTCGGCTACCCCACCGGCAGGTGCTCCGACGGCCGCCTCGTCGTCGATTTCATCGGTAAATTTCGCCGATTCCAGGCTCCCCTAACCTTttcgcgtgcgtgcgtgcgtgcgttcTTGGGAGTCGCCTCTGTTCGGACGGAATTCGATGGGTCTGATTCTTTCTGGCCTTCTCCTCCTGCAGCGCAGGAGTTGGGCCtcccgctgccgccgccgtccaAGGCCAAGAACGCCAGCTTCGCGCAGGGCGCCAACTTCGCCATCACCGGCGCCACCGCGCTCGACACCGACTTCTTCCGGAAGCGAGGGCTCGGCAGCACCGTGTGGAACTCCGGCTCCCTCCGCACGCAAATCCAGTGGCTGCGAGACCTCAAGCCATCGCTCTGCAGCTCCGCGCAAGGCACACGTACACACCCAAGAACGCAAATTTTCGCCGATCCTTTACCatctctttctttctttcttaaaGTAAAAATTCAATTTCGTTGACGCTGCTATCCTTTTTGTCCCCGCTGCTATCCTTGGGTCGTGAAGGATGCAAGGAGTTCTTCGCCGAGTGCCTGTTCGTCGTAGGCGAATTCGGTGGGAACGACTACAACGCCCCGCTGTTCGCCGGCAAGGACCTCAGGGAGGCATACAAGCTGACGTCCCACGTGATCCGAGCCATCTCCGATGGAGTCGAAGTAAGAACTGCGCCTTCGCTCTgctactagctagctagctcgGCGTGCTTGCTCCGTGGGATTTTGTTCACCGATCCCTTGTATTGTATGTGCCCTGCTCTGCTCCTGGCCTGCTTGCAGCAACTGATCGCCGAGGGGGCAAAGGATTTGATCGTGCCCGGTGTGATGCCATCAGGGTGCTTTCCGGTCTACCTGACCATGTACGCTGACCCCAAGGAAGGGCATGGCTCGCGCACCGGCTGCCTCAAGCGGTTCAACACTTTCTCTTGGGTGCACAATGCGATGCTGAAGCGCGCGCTCGTGAAGCTCCGAGCGAAGCACCCTGGCGCGAGGATCATCTATGGCGATTACTTCACGCCAATCATCCAGTTCATACTCCAGCCCAAGAAATTCGGTGAGCTCCTCGGTTTCTTGTTTGCATTGCATTGAACACTATTCTAGAACGGCTGACAAAACAAAAATGCCATCTTAAACAGAACATACGTGGAAAGAACTGCAGCCGATCACATGTCTTGTTTATTTCTACTCTGTTAACCACCATTCATTCAGGCATCGCATCCTGGGACCCATAACTCTTTTAGCAACATTCTGACCAATCAAATAGAGAAGCATGGGACTGCATTGCTGAAACATCTGTGTCAGAAGGAGAATCTTCCTTCCATGCTATGCATTGGTTTTCTCCCGGACATCATCAAGAGATGGGTATAAATTCTTCCATCCTTGTCATCTGTGCATGATGGGGGTGCAAGAGCTGCGTGGCCATCCCTGTATTATTTTCTATCTATCATAGATCATAGAGCTTGTGTGGCCACTGGCAAACAAGATTGACATCAAGCGACTGACATGATCACATGATTATATCCCAAGTGAACCTAAAAGTTCTCCCACACAACGACGCAGGGTTTTACAAACAACCACCAAGGGCATGTTGTGGCGCGCCTGGGAGGGGTCCTTACAATTTCAACCTGACAGCGAAGTGCGGTGAGCCTGGTGCCTCGGCTTGCGCTGATCCTAAGACGCACTGGAGCTGGGATGGTATTCACTTGACAGAAGCCGCGTATCTGCACATTGCCAGAGGCTGGCTTCATGGACCGTTCGCAGACCAGCCTGTTGTACAAGCATCTTGAGTTGAGTACAGTACACCCAGCCTCTCCTCCCTGCTGTTCTTGCACCTC from Zea mays cultivar B73 chromosome 6, Zm-B73-REFERENCE-NAM-5.0, whole genome shotgun sequence harbors:
- the LOC100193666 gene encoding GDSL esterase/lipase At5g45910 isoform X2, with amino-acid sequence MSAAEEHRWRSLVFGEAVAAQRSALVLASYPLLLLLVVLAAFVREYFGGSIETLNCWPQTARSTSRPRCSSSSALESSVCCGSGGQGGYNFNLRLPAVEDWVLDSIPYSVKKHVQQAMPGDGGAAGSARWVCAVLSVFPLLAAAAQGRYRAVFSFGDSLVDAGNLVTEGIPDYLATARPPYGQTYFGYPTGRCSDGRLVVDFIAQELGLPLPPPSKAKNASFAQGANFAITGATALDTDFFRKRGLGSTVWNSGSLRTQIQWLRDLKPSLCSSAQGTRCKEFFAECLFVVGEFGGNDYNAPLFAGKDLREAYKLTSHVIRAISDGVEQLIAEGAKDLIVPGVMPSGCFPVYLTMYADPKEGHGSRTGCLKRFNTFSWVHNAMLKRALVKLRAKHPGARIIYGDYFTPIIQFILQPKKFGIASWDP
- the LOC100193666 gene encoding GDSL esterase/lipase At5g45910 precursor, translated to MPGDGGAAGSARWVCAVLSVFPLLAAAAQGRYRAVFSFGDSLVDAGNLVTEGIPDYLATARPPYGQTYFGYPTGRCSDGRLVVDFIAQELGLPLPPPSKAKNASFAQGANFAITGATALDTDFFRKRGLGSTVWNSGSLRTQIQWLRDLKPSLCSSAQGTRCKEFFAECLFVVGEFGGNDYNAPLFAGKDLREAYKLTSHVIRAISDGVEQLIAEGAKDLIVPGVMPSGCFPVYLTMYADPKEGHGSRTGCLKRFNTFSWVHNAMLKRALVKLRAKHPGARIIYGDYFTPIIQFILQPKKFGFYKQPPRACCGAPGRGPYNFNLTAKCGEPGASACADPKTHWSWDGIHLTEAAYLHIARGWLHGPFADQPVVQAS
- the LOC100193666 gene encoding GDSL esterase/lipase At5g45910 isoform X1, with the translated sequence MSAAEEHRWRSLVFGEAVAAQRSALVLASYPLLLLLVVLAAFVREYFGGSIETLNCWPQTARSTSRPRCSSSSALESSVCCGSGGQGGYNFNLRLPAVEDWVLDSIPYSVKKHVQQAMPGDGGAAGSARWVCAVLSVFPLLAAAAQGRYRAVFSFGDSLVDAGNLVTEGIPDYLATARPPYGQTYFGYPTGRCSDGRLVVDFIAQELGLPLPPPSKAKNASFAQGANFAITGATALDTDFFRKRGLGSTVWNSGSLRTQIQWLRDLKPSLCSSAQGTRCKEFFAECLFVVGEFGGNDYNAPLFAGKDLREAYKLTSHVIRAISDGVEQLIAEGAKDLIVPGVMPSGCFPVYLTMYADPKEGHGSRTGCLKRFNTFSWVHNAMLKRALVKLRAKHPGARIIYGDYFTPIIQFILQPKKFGFYKQPPRACCGAPGRGPYNFNLTAKCGEPGASACADPKTHWSWDGIHLTEAAYLHIARGWLHGPFADQPVVQAS